The bacterium genome includes the window CTCCTGTTTGTAACCGCTCCAGGATAAGCTCATTACGCTGTTTCACAGTCATATCTCCTGGGTCAAGCTCGTCGGTCTCTGGCTCGTTACCTGCCAGTTGGTCTTTCC containing:
- a CDS encoding helix-turn-helix domain-containing protein, whose protein sequence is KDQLAGNEPETDELDPGDMTVKQRNELILERLQTGDSVADVAEAFGVSKSTVYNIRNAAR